GATTATAGCTATTTTTTCTGTGTTATTCTTTTGACCCAAATATATGAGTGGCTAAAATGTCACCGAAATAATAATAAATCATCGTCATGTAGCGTAAAGTCACGACAGAAGAGTACAGATTATGGACAGTAACAAGCTTTTGCAGGCTCACCGTGCGGTGAATGGCCTGCTGGGTAAATTGGCTCTTGGGCTGGAGAAAGATCAGCTTAATCAAGAGATCATTTCACTGTCAGAACATCTCTTTGACGCACGCAAAGCTTCGATCTTAAGGTTTGATCCCCAACAAAACACCCTGCACGTCGAATATGCTCCTTCTTTACCCGACTTTTACAATCAAGCAATTGAAGGGGTACGCGTCGGTGAAAAAGTGGGATCTTGCGGCGCTGCAGCTTTCCTACGGCAAACGGTGGTTGCTGAGAACATCAAGCTTCATCCTAATTGGCAACCTTATCTCGCGTTAACGCAAAAAGCGAATCTACACGCTTGTTGGTCGGTCCCCGTATTGTCACAAGATGAGCAAGTGCTGGGGACCTTTGCGATTTACAGTGATCAGCCGTCTTCCCCTTCTGAAGCCGAGCTGGAAATTTTGCAGATGTTGGCTACCTTGTACGCGGTCGCGTTAGAGAAATATCAGTGTGAACAGCAGCTTTATGACCATGTTAACCGTGATCCTCTAACCCAATGTTACAATCGGCGAATGTTACTACAATCTCCGCATCAGCAGTTCTCTACACCGGAACATGGGCAAGCGGTGGTTGGCTGCTTTTTTGTCGATGTGGATGATTTTAAATACATCAACGATCGCTTTGGGCATGATGTGGGCGATCAAGTCTTAATTGATCTCGCGCAGTGGCTGATGACTCGCAGCCCGCAAGAAGCCATGATTGCCCGTTACGGCGGTGATGAGTTTGTCATCATTGCGACTTTTGCTTCCGAGCAAGACTTTGAGCACTTTTATCGCCAGTTGCGCATCGGGATCAAATTGTTCTTTGTCATAGAAGATTATTCTGTGGCCGTCAGTATTGGTGCGGCATCTACACCAGCGCAAGGGGTGGTTGATCTCAACGAGCTGATCCGTCAAGCGGATCTCAGCATGTATCGTGTTAAGCGCCAGCACCGTGATGTAAGTGCAGGTTTGAGCTGAAAAGCTCACAACGAACAGTAAGGTAAGCGTTATGAATGAAAATCTCTGCCCACAGTGTCAAAACGAATTGCAATGGAATGGTCAATATCATTGCCAGCAGTGTGAGCAAGATTTTAAGAAGGTAGGATTTTGCCCAGAATGTACGGCAGAATTGGAAAAACTGCAGGCGTGTGGCGCTGCAAACTACTTTTGTAATACGTGCAATGAACTCAAATCCAAATCTCGAGTACGGTTTGTCTTTCAGTCCATCAGTTAACGGTCGAGCGAATTTCACCGTCCATTAAACGGGTGACCAGAGTGTCACCTGTTTTTGTTTGTGCCTGGCGGCTAATCACGTCGCCTTGTGCGTTTTGCGTGATCGAATAACCGCGTTTGAGCGTCGCTAGTGGGCTGACAGCATCCAGCTTTTCTGCCGCCAGAGCAATATGGTGGCGAAACGACAGTAATTTTCGCTCCATCGCATCTTGCAGCGCCTGTTCAGCCCGCGCCATTTTGTTTTGTTGCTGGCTAATTTGGCGAACGGGTGACTTGAGTTGTAATTGATAAAAAGCACGCGAGAGTGTGTTTTCTCGTTTGGCGAGATATTTTTCCATTGCCCGCTGCAGTTGAATCTGCAGCTCATCGGCTTGCTGCGCTTGGCGCAACAAACGATAACGAGGATGCTGTTTCTCTAGACGATGAGCAAATTCAACCACTTGACGATGTTGTGCGCTTAGGTAGTGGCGCCATGCACTACGCAGTTTCTGTTCTAGGCTGAGAAGCGCTTGATCTTTATGGCTGTGATCACGGCTGACCAGCTCTGCCGCCGCGGATGGGGTCGGGGCACGCAAGTCGGCAACAAAATCGGCAATGGTTACGTCAATTTCATGCCCTACCGCGGAAATGATGGGGATCTGACTGGCGGCAATGGTACGAGCGACAATCTCATGGTTAAAGCACCACAGATCTTCCAGTGAACCGCCACCACGCCCGACGATCAGTACATCACACTCATTGCGACTGTTGGCTCTGCCGATGGCTTGAGCGATCTGAATCGCCGCTTCTTCCCCTTGAACTAGTGTGGGGTAGATAACGACAGGCAAAGACGGATCTCGCCTTTTCAGTACATCAAGAATATCAAACAGCGCCGCGCCTGTTTTGGAGGTAATAACACCGACACACTTAGGGTGCTCAGGGATCGGCCGTTTGCTCGATTGGGCAAACAAGCCTTCGGCGGCTAACTTCATTTTGAGCTCATCAAATTGCTGCTGAAGACGACCATCGCCTTCCGCTTGCATGCTTTCGATGATTAATTGATAGTCGCCGCGCGGTTCATAGAGCGAAAGCCGAGCGCGCACCAGTACTTGATTGCCGTTGGCTGGTTTGAAAGAGACTTGGCGGTTGTTACCGCGAAACATGGCGCATTTGACCTGGGCCATCGAATCTTTAAGGGTGAAATACCAGTGACCAGAGACCGGAGCAGAGAAGTTAGAAATCTCACCAACTAACCACACAATCCCCATTTCATTTTCGAGTAACAGACGAACTTCAGAATTTAAACGCGAGACGGTGAAGATGTTTTGATTGGTCAGAGAAGACAAAGCTAATCCCGTGGACGTGGGTATTGAAGTTAGCCGCAATATAATACATAGCAAGGGGTTGAATGCAAGAAAAAAAATCAAAAAATTTGTGGTCAAGCGATTGCGTTGACCGTATAATCCGTCCGCAATATCTAATCCAAATGCAACTGAGTCCCATGACGAGTTGTCCTCATTACGCGAAACGATGAGATTGGGTTGTTCTTTTTACTTATCTAGTTGTGAGATATTGCAAATGCTAAGAATTGCCAAAGAAGCGCTGACATTCGATGACGTACTGCTCGTGCCAGCACACTCCACCGTTCTCCCAAACACCGCTGATCTTCGCACTCAGCTGACCAAGAACATTACCCTCAATATTCCGATGATCTCTGCTTCTATGGATACAGTGACGGAAGCCCGTCTGGCTATCGCATTGGCGCAGGAAGGTGGCATTGGCTTTATCCACAAAAACATGTCAATCGAGCAGCAGGCTGCTGAAGTTCGCCAGGTGAAGAAGTTCGAAGCGGGCGTGGTCAGCGACCCAGTGACGGTCAGTCCTGACGCAACCATCGCTGATGTGGTGGCGCTTACGGAAAAGCACGGTTTTGCTGGTTTCCCCGTGGTGACGGAAAGCAATGAACTGGTGGGCATCATCACCGGTCGTGACGTACGTTTTGTCACTGATCTTTCCAAGAAAGTCTCTTCTGTGATGACGCCAAAAGCGAACCTTGCAGCGGTCAAAGAAGGTGCAACCCGCGCAGAAGTGCAAGAAAAAATGCACGAAGCACGCGTTGAGAAAGTGCTGGTGGTGAATGATGAGTTCCAACTGACCGGCATGATCACTGCAAAAGACTTCCATAAAGCAGAACGTAAACCGAATGCGTGTAAAGATGAGCGTGGTCGTTTGCGTGTTGGCGCTGCGGTTGGCGCCGGTGCGGGCAACGAAGAGCGTGTTGCTGCACTGGTTGAAGCAGGCGTTGACGTGTTGCTGATTGATTCTTCACACGGCCATTCTGAAGGCGTGCTGCAACGTATTCGTGCGACTCGCGAAGCGTTTCCTCATCTTGATATTATCGGCGGCAATGTGGCAACGGCTGCGGGCGCAAAAGCATTGATTGAAGCTGGCGTAAGCGCAGTGAAAGTGGGCATTGGCCCAGGTTCTATCTGTACGACGCGTATCGTAACGGGTGTGGGTGTGCCACAAATCACTGCGATTGCCGATGCTGCTGAAGTGGCTAACCAATACGGGATTCCAGTCATCGCTGACGGCGGTATCCGCTTCTCTGGTGACATTTGTAAAGCGATTGCGGCGGGCGCTTCTTGCGTCATGGTCGGATCGATGTTTGCGGGTACTGAAGAAGCACCGGGCGAAGTGATTCTGTACAACGGCCGTTCTTACAAAGCTTACCGTGGCATGGGCTCTTTGGGTGCGATGTCTCAAGGTTCCTCTGATCGTTACTTCCAATCTGATAACGCGGCAGACAAGCTGGTTCCAGAAGGCATTGAAGGCCGCATCGCTTACAAAGGCCGCCTGAAAGAGATCGTTCACCAACAAATGGGCGGTCTGCGCTCAAGCATGGGTCTGACGGGCAGTGCCACCATCGAAGAGATGCGTACCAAAGCCGAGTTTGTGCGTATCACTGGGGCCGGTATGCAAGAGTCTCACGTTCACGACGTACAGATCACCAAAGAAGCGCCAAACTACCGTTTAGGCTAATCGCTTCGACAAGGATTAGCGCAACGTAAACGTTTGCTTTTTCCTTGAAGCATTGATGAGAGGCGAGTAGACTCGCCTCGTTTTCTTAACCAGCTTAAAAAAAGACTGCCCAAAATGACTAAAAATATTCATGACCAACGTATTCTGATCTTGGACTTCGGTTCTCAGTACACTCAGCTTGTTGCGCGCCGTGTACGTGAAATTGGTGTTTACTGCGAGCTATGGAGCTGGGATGTTGAAGAGGCGGATATTCGTGAATTCAATCCAGATGGCATCATTCTTTCTGGTGGCCCAGAGAGCGTAACGGAAGAAAATTCTCCGCGTGCGCCTCAATATGTATTTGATTCTGGAGTGCCTGTACTGGGTGTGTGCTACGGCATGCAAACCATGGCTGAGCAACTAGGCGGCAAAGTGTCGACTTCGGATGAGTGTGAGTTTGGTTACGCTGCGGTCAAAGTGTCTGGCGAATCTGCGCTGTTTAAAGACCTTGAACTGACGCAAGACGTTTGGATGAGCCACGGCGACAAAGTGGTCGAGATCCCAGCAGATTTCGTTAAAGTCGGCGAGACTGACACCTGCCCTTACGCCGCTATGGCCAATGAAGAGAAGAAATACTACGGTGTTCAGTTCCACCCAGAAGTGACGCACACCAAAAATGGCCTACAAATGCTAGAGAACTTTGTTCTTGGCGTGTGTGGTTGTGAGCGTCTGTGGACCTCTGAGTCGATCATCGAAGACGCCGTGGCGCGTATTAAAGAGCAAGTGGGCAATGATGAAGTTATCCTCGGCCTTTCAGGTGGCGTTGACTCTTCCGTGGTTGCTATGCTGGTTCACCGCGCAATTGGTGATCGCCTGACTTGCGTATTTGTTGACAACGGTCTGCTGCGTTTGAACGAAGGCCAGCAAGTGATGGACATGTTCGGCGACAAATTCGGTTTGAATATCATCAAAGTCGACGCTGAAGATCGTTTCCTTGAAGCGCTTAAAGGTATTGATGAACCTGAAGCGAAACGCAAAACCATTGGTCGTGTTTTTGTTGAAGTGTTTGACGAAGAGTCGAAGAAACTGAAAAACGCGAAATGGTTAGCTCAAGGCACCATTTATCCAGACGTGATCGAATCTGCGGCATCGAAAACGGGTAAAGCGCATGTGATCAAATCTCACCACAACGTGGGCGGTTTGCCAGAAGACATGAAAATGGGTCTGGTTGAGCCACTGCGTGAGCTGTTTAAAGATGAAGTGCGCAAAATTGGTTTGGAGCTTGGCTTGCCTTACAACATGCTTTACCGCCACCCATTCCCAGGTCCGGGTCTTGGTGTGCGCGTATTGGGTGAAATTAAGAAAGAGTACTGTGACTTGCTACGTCGCGCCGACGCTATCTTCATTGAAGAGTTGCATGCGGCCGATCTGTACAACAAAGTTTCTCAAGCCTTTACTGTATTCTTGCCAGTTCGTTCTGTTGGTGTGATGGGCGATGGCCGTAAATATGACTGGGTTGTGTCGCTGCGTGCGGTGGAAACCATCGACTTTATGACCGCACATTGGGCGCATTTGCCGTATGAATTCTTGGGTAAAGTATCAAACCGCATTATCAACGAAGTGAATGGCATTTCTCGCGTGGTGTACGACATCTCCGGCAAACCGCCTGCAACCATCGAGTGGGAATAATTCTCACTAAGTCTGTTCAACAAACCCTGAGCTGTGTCTCAGGGTTTTTTTATCTCTGGTTCTCTCATTTTGCTGGTTTTGGAACAGGGCAGGCATAAGTGATGTCGTAGGATGTTGTGCGGTTTTCATCTCATCAAAATGACTCGCATTTCTCATGTTTACCCGCGTTTGTTACTGCCTAGTTTGTCGATAACGGTCTAATCTGCTGAGTAAATTCACTGTGTAGAGTAGAGGATAAAACGATGAACATCTCCCATCTGTCGCTGTTGATTGGCTGCGTACTGGCGGCCGGAGCGCAGGCAGCGATGACGATTCAGCCCGACCCGCAAAATGCGAATGGCTATTTGGTTTCGCGCGCAGAGTTGCAAGCGGCGGAACAAGCCAAAACGGCTAATCCCATGTATGCGATTTGGTCGCAAGCCCTGCAAACACGCCCCAACTCCGTGGTTGAAGCGATAGAGCCGGGTGCCAGCAGCAATCCAGAAAACGTGAAACGAGTCGAACGTGTGTTCCCGCAAAGCGAGTGGGATTTCTTAACCCAGATGGCGGCGCCGGAGTACACTTACACCCGTTTTTTGCGTGCAGTGGGCAAGTTTCCTGCTTTTTGTGGGGAGTACAGCGATGGGCGAAATTCGGATGCGATTTGTAAAAAGTCCATCGTGACCGCTTTTGCTCACTTCTCTCAAGAGACTGGCGGCCACATTGCCAAAGACAATGTTTCAGATAACCCTTTAGCTTTGGAAGAGTGGCAACAAGCGTTGGTGCATGTGCGTGAAATGGGCTGGTCTGAGGGGCAAGCGGGTTACACGACTGGCTGTGGTCAAAACGATTGGCAGAATCAGCGCTGGCCGTGTGAAGCTGGTCAAGGCTATTTTGGTCGCGGCGCTAAACAGCTCTCTTATCATTTCAATTACGGCGCATTTTCCGAAGTGATGTTTGACGGCGATGCGACAGTACTGCTGAAAAATCCTGCGCTGGTGGCGGACTCTTGGCTCAATTTAGCTTCGGCAATTTGGTTTTTCTTAACCCCGCAAGCCCCCAAACCCGCTATGCTGCACGTGATTGATCGCACTTGGGTTCCGTCGCAGCGTGAAATCGATGCCGGAATTGGCTATGGCTTTGGCACCACCATCAATGTGATCAATGGCGGGATAGAGTGCGGTGAGCAGAACAAAAACAAAGGCCAGCCAGTGAACCGTATTCGCTACTGGGAAGGGTTGGCGGAGCATTATCAGATCCCGATTGAAGCCGACGAGAAAAACACCTGCTGGCAACAAACGCCGTACGGCAGCCTCAATCTTAATGGTGCGACTGATGTGTTGTACACCAACTGGGATGGCAACTGGAAATACTATGCAGATCGCCCCGGAGGCTATTCGTTCGAGTGTGAGTTAGTTGGCTTTCAAACAGCGTACTCGGCTTTGGTGCCCGGAGACTACGAAAAATGCGTGAGCAATTTTTATGGCTCGCACGCTAGCTGGCCGCAAGTACGAGTGGTGGATAAACTCGATCCTGTTGACCCCGGAACTGAGCCGGGCGGCAATGGTTGGGAGAGCAGTAAAGTTTACCTAGCGGGCGATCTTGTGACTTACCAAGGCGCGACCTATAAAGCGAAATGGTGGACTCAAGGTGATGATCCAAGCAAAGGTGGCCCATGGGAGCTAGTGGCGGGAACACCATCGGAGCCTACGCCAACACCAGATCCGGTTCCTACGCCGGATCCGACTCCAGATCCAACCCCAACACCGGACCCAATTCCCGATCCGACACCGATTCCAGACACGTTTGTGCAGTGGGAACCGGGAGCAAGCCAAGTGGCCAATGGTGACAAAGTGACGTACAACGGAAAATGTTTTGTGGCCAAAAATGGCCCGGGCGTATGGGAAACCCCGACGCAGTCCAACTGGTTCTGGGATGAAATATCCTGTCAGTAAAAGAAGTTAGCCAAAGAGGCTCTGCATGCGCGGGGCCTCTCTTTTTTACTGGCTTTATCTGGAAACTTAGTTTGCACTTTCGCCTTCTATCTTTTATCCAAGGCTCAATTAAAATCCGCGCGTAATTTTTATCAACATTTTTGAAAGGTAAGTGCCGATGTCTACTAAACTGGCTAACCCAGCGCCACTCGGTCTGATGGGTTTTGGTATGACCACCATCCTGCTGAACATCCATAACGCAGGTTTTTTCCCAATCGACTCTATGATTCTGGCTATGGGCATCTTTTACGGTGGTCTGAGCCAAGTGATCGTCGGCATCATGTGCTTTAAACGTGGCGACACGTTTGGTACGACGGCCTTCACCTCTTACGGTCTTTTCTGGCTGACTTTAGTCGGTTTGATCGTGATGCCAAAAATGGGTCTGCCAGCCAGCCCAGCACCATTCATGGGATGGTACTTGGCGCTATGGGGGATTTTCACTGGTTTCATGTTTATCGGTTCTCTATGCTACCCAACGGCGAAGCAAGTGGTATTCGGTTCACTGACTATCCTGTTTGCGCTATTGGCGGCACGTGATTTCACCGGCAGCGAACTGATCGGCACCATCGCTGGTTTCGAAGGTATTTTCTGTGGCGCAAGCGCGGTTTACTTTGCGATGGCGCAAGTGCTGAACAACGAATACGGCCGCACTATTCTGCCAATTGGTGAGAAGAAAGCACCTGCAGTGAAAGCGCAAGAGCTTGCTGCTTAAGCTGAAAATTTCGGGAACAGTTAAAAGGGGTTAGCCACTGGCTAACCCCTCTTTTTTAGAGCCCCGTAGGGCAATACTGCTTTTTCTTATTATGCGATGTTGTGTGTTGCACTTCCGTAGAAGTTAGAGTGAAGGCTGCTCCACGGCGCGGGTGGCTTTATCATCCGCTTGTGGCGCTTGACCAGTTTTACGCTTGTACTTCTCTTCCCAGTAAGTCGCACCTGAAATGCCGAGTTTGACCGGGTTAAAGATAAACTCTGTCACGCCTTGCTTTTGTTGTTCTTCATAATCTTGCAGCGCTTTGAGAGCGGGTTTAGACATGAAGAAGATGATCAGAATACCAACAATGTTGAGCCACGCCATCAAACCAACACCGACGTCACCCATTGCCCAAGCTAAGTCTGCGGTTTTCACCGTGCCGTAGAACACCACAGAGATCAGCACCACTTTCAGAACAAACATCAGGCCATCGACTTTAAAGGTGCGACGGATGTAAGCGATGTTGGTTTCAGCGATGTAGTAGTAAGCCAAAATAGTAGTAAAGGCGAAGAAGAACAGTGCAATGGCGATAAATGGTTTACCGACGCCAGGCAGCGCGCTTTCAATCGCCATCTGCGTATAGACAGGGCTGTTAGCAGCTATGTCTGCGGCAATGTTTTGTACCAAGAAACCTTCTGCACCGTGTACGTTGTAGGCACCGGTAATCAGGATCATAAACGCGGTTGCCGAACACACCAGCAGTGTATCAATGTAGATAGAGAAAGACTGCACCAGACCTTGCTGCGCAGGGTGCTCAACACTCGCCGCAGCGGCTGCATGAGGGCCCGTACCTTGGCCTGCTTCGTTCGAGTAAACACCACGTTTTACCCCCCAGCCAATTGCCGCACCAATACCAGCCATTGGTGTGAACGCATCACCGACAATCATGGCAACAATACGGGGTACTTCACCGATGTTGAGTAGAATGATGACGAATGCGGTGATGATGTAAGCCAACGCCATGAAAGGCACCACCACCTGAGTAAAGCTGGCAATACGTTTTACCCCACCGAAGATGATGAAAGCGAGGATGACTGAGATAACCGTACCAGTGAAAATTTTCGCAAAACTGAAGGTACCGATAGCGGTGTCAATCATATCACCTGAACCGAATGCCGCTTCAACCGCATTGCCGATGCTGTTGGACTGCACGCCCGGTAGCAGCACGCCACAGGCAAAGATGGTCGAGATGGCGAAGATCCACGCATACCACTTCTGCCCCATGGCTTTTTCAATATAGTAAGCGGGACCACCGCGGAACTCGCCGTTGTCTTCTTCTTTGTAGATTTGCGCCAAAGTGGATTCGGCATACGCGGTTGCAGCGCCGAAAAACGCCACTACCCACATCCAGAAAACCGCACCCGGGCCACCGAAGCCGATGGCGGCAGCAACGCCGGCAATGTTACCTGTACCCACACGACCAGAGAGTGAAACGGCGAGTGCTTGGAAAGAAGAGATACCTTTGGTGGA
This Vibrio navarrensis DNA region includes the following protein-coding sequences:
- a CDS encoding alanine/glycine:cation symporter family protein encodes the protein MQSFVDFLNGIIWSPALIYLCLGAGLFYSIMTRFVQVRHFFEMWRLLLSGKSSTKGISSFQALAVSLSGRVGTGNIAGVAAAIGFGGPGAVFWMWVVAFFGAATAYAESTLAQIYKEEDNGEFRGGPAYYIEKAMGQKWYAWIFAISTIFACGVLLPGVQSNSIGNAVEAAFGSGDMIDTAIGTFSFAKIFTGTVISVILAFIIFGGVKRIASFTQVVVPFMALAYIITAFVIILLNIGEVPRIVAMIVGDAFTPMAGIGAAIGWGVKRGVYSNEAGQGTGPHAAAAASVEHPAQQGLVQSFSIYIDTLLVCSATAFMILITGAYNVHGAEGFLVQNIAADIAANSPVYTQMAIESALPGVGKPFIAIALFFFAFTTILAYYYIAETNIAYIRRTFKVDGLMFVLKVVLISVVFYGTVKTADLAWAMGDVGVGLMAWLNIVGILIIFFMSKPALKALQDYEEQQKQGVTEFIFNPVKLGISGATYWEEKYKRKTGQAPQADDKATRAVEQPSL
- a CDS encoding GGDEF domain-containing protein, whose product is MDSNKLLQAHRAVNGLLGKLALGLEKDQLNQEIISLSEHLFDARKASILRFDPQQNTLHVEYAPSLPDFYNQAIEGVRVGEKVGSCGAAAFLRQTVVAENIKLHPNWQPYLALTQKANLHACWSVPVLSQDEQVLGTFAIYSDQPSSPSEAELEILQMLATLYAVALEKYQCEQQLYDHVNRDPLTQCYNRRMLLQSPHQQFSTPEHGQAVVGCFFVDVDDFKYINDRFGHDVGDQVLIDLAQWLMTRSPQEAMIARYGGDEFVIIATFASEQDFEHFYRQLRIGIKLFFVIEDYSVAVSIGAASTPAQGVVDLNELIRQADLSMYRVKRQHRDVSAGLS
- a CDS encoding chitinase; amino-acid sequence: MNISHLSLLIGCVLAAGAQAAMTIQPDPQNANGYLVSRAELQAAEQAKTANPMYAIWSQALQTRPNSVVEAIEPGASSNPENVKRVERVFPQSEWDFLTQMAAPEYTYTRFLRAVGKFPAFCGEYSDGRNSDAICKKSIVTAFAHFSQETGGHIAKDNVSDNPLALEEWQQALVHVREMGWSEGQAGYTTGCGQNDWQNQRWPCEAGQGYFGRGAKQLSYHFNYGAFSEVMFDGDATVLLKNPALVADSWLNLASAIWFFLTPQAPKPAMLHVIDRTWVPSQREIDAGIGYGFGTTINVINGGIECGEQNKNKGQPVNRIRYWEGLAEHYQIPIEADEKNTCWQQTPYGSLNLNGATDVLYTNWDGNWKYYADRPGGYSFECELVGFQTAYSALVPGDYEKCVSNFYGSHASWPQVRVVDKLDPVDPGTEPGGNGWESSKVYLAGDLVTYQGATYKAKWWTQGDDPSKGGPWELVAGTPSEPTPTPDPVPTPDPTPDPTPTPDPIPDPTPIPDTFVQWEPGASQVANGDKVTYNGKCFVAKNGPGVWETPTQSNWFWDEISCQ
- a CDS encoding acetate uptake transporter encodes the protein MSTKLANPAPLGLMGFGMTTILLNIHNAGFFPIDSMILAMGIFYGGLSQVIVGIMCFKRGDTFGTTAFTSYGLFWLTLVGLIVMPKMGLPASPAPFMGWYLALWGIFTGFMFIGSLCYPTAKQVVFGSLTILFALLAARDFTGSELIGTIAGFEGIFCGASAVYFAMAQVLNNEYGRTILPIGEKKAPAVKAQELAA
- the guaA gene encoding glutamine-hydrolyzing GMP synthase, encoding MTKNIHDQRILILDFGSQYTQLVARRVREIGVYCELWSWDVEEADIREFNPDGIILSGGPESVTEENSPRAPQYVFDSGVPVLGVCYGMQTMAEQLGGKVSTSDECEFGYAAVKVSGESALFKDLELTQDVWMSHGDKVVEIPADFVKVGETDTCPYAAMANEEKKYYGVQFHPEVTHTKNGLQMLENFVLGVCGCERLWTSESIIEDAVARIKEQVGNDEVILGLSGGVDSSVVAMLVHRAIGDRLTCVFVDNGLLRLNEGQQVMDMFGDKFGLNIIKVDAEDRFLEALKGIDEPEAKRKTIGRVFVEVFDEESKKLKNAKWLAQGTIYPDVIESAASKTGKAHVIKSHHNVGGLPEDMKMGLVEPLRELFKDEVRKIGLELGLPYNMLYRHPFPGPGLGVRVLGEIKKEYCDLLRRADAIFIEELHAADLYNKVSQAFTVFLPVRSVGVMGDGRKYDWVVSLRAVETIDFMTAHWAHLPYEFLGKVSNRIINEVNGISRVVYDISGKPPATIEWE
- the guaB gene encoding IMP dehydrogenase translates to MLRIAKEALTFDDVLLVPAHSTVLPNTADLRTQLTKNITLNIPMISASMDTVTEARLAIALAQEGGIGFIHKNMSIEQQAAEVRQVKKFEAGVVSDPVTVSPDATIADVVALTEKHGFAGFPVVTESNELVGIITGRDVRFVTDLSKKVSSVMTPKANLAAVKEGATRAEVQEKMHEARVEKVLVVNDEFQLTGMITAKDFHKAERKPNACKDERGRLRVGAAVGAGAGNEERVAALVEAGVDVLLIDSSHGHSEGVLQRIRATREAFPHLDIIGGNVATAAGAKALIEAGVSAVKVGIGPGSICTTRIVTGVGVPQITAIADAAEVANQYGIPVIADGGIRFSGDICKAIAAGASCVMVGSMFAGTEEAPGEVILYNGRSYKAYRGMGSLGAMSQGSSDRYFQSDNAADKLVPEGIEGRIAYKGRLKEIVHQQMGGLRSSMGLTGSATIEEMRTKAEFVRITGAGMQESHVHDVQITKEAPNYRLG
- the xseA gene encoding exodeoxyribonuclease VII large subunit, with translation MSSLTNQNIFTVSRLNSEVRLLLENEMGIVWLVGEISNFSAPVSGHWYFTLKDSMAQVKCAMFRGNNRQVSFKPANGNQVLVRARLSLYEPRGDYQLIIESMQAEGDGRLQQQFDELKMKLAAEGLFAQSSKRPIPEHPKCVGVITSKTGAALFDILDVLKRRDPSLPVVIYPTLVQGEEAAIQIAQAIGRANSRNECDVLIVGRGGGSLEDLWCFNHEIVARTIAASQIPIISAVGHEIDVTIADFVADLRAPTPSAAAELVSRDHSHKDQALLSLEQKLRSAWRHYLSAQHRQVVEFAHRLEKQHPRYRLLRQAQQADELQIQLQRAMEKYLAKRENTLSRAFYQLQLKSPVRQISQQQNKMARAEQALQDAMERKLLSFRHHIALAAEKLDAVSPLATLKRGYSITQNAQGDVISRQAQTKTGDTLVTRLMDGEIRSTVN
- a CDS encoding zinc ribbon domain-containing protein, translated to MNENLCPQCQNELQWNGQYHCQQCEQDFKKVGFCPECTAELEKLQACGAANYFCNTCNELKSKSRVRFVFQSIS